The stretch of DNA AGAATCACCGGTTTTTAAAAATGAGCAAGGCGTTTTCGATATAAAAATTTTTAAAACTTATTTTAGAAATTCTTATATGGATGAAGAAAAATATTTATTAAATTTCAAAGAACAAGCTCTAAAAAATATTTTTGTCGGTACTTTTGTAGAAAGTTTCTATGTTCCTAAAGTTATGACTGACAATATAGTAGATTATATGGCTGAAAAAAGAGAGGTAGAATTAATACAAATAGATTTACAAAATAAACCGAAAGATTTACAAATCCCTACTCCTACCGATCAGCAATTAAAGGATTTTTACCAAGATAATAAAATCTCGTTTGAAGTACCTGAGAAACGCAGCTTTTCTTATATTAAAGTTAATATTAAGGATTTAAAAGTCTCAGTTACTCAAGATGAGTTGTTAGAATTTTATAATGAAAATAAAGATGAGTTTGGAAATCAAAGTTTTGAATCGGTACAAAAACAATTACATGATTTATTAAAGGCTCAAAAAATCGACATACTTAATATGGAGTTTGCTAAAAAGCTGGAAGATGAGACAGCAGCAGGGTCTAGCTTAGTTGAAATTGCTGAAAAATATAAGCTACCGATACAAAACGTTAACTATGTCAGTTATGCAGATCTTATTGAAGATAAAATAATTGCCGAAAATGCCGATAGTATTTTTGAGCTTTCGGAAGGAGAATTATCTTATCCTATAGAAGCAGAAGATAAAAGCTATCTTATATTAGTAGAATTAAAATCTATTCAGCCGGCAAAAATACCTGAATTTGATGCTATTAAAGAGCAGGTACATAAAGTTTGGACAAAGCAGAATATCGCAGATGTAAACTTAAAGATTATCAAGGATTTAGCAAAGGAATATAATTCAGATCAAGAGAATATAAAAGAGCTTAAAGCCACTGGAATAAAAATAAGTAAAAAAAATTATATTAGATCCGAAATGGAAAATGATCTAACATTAACTCCTGAGATATTATTATCAATTTTTAATACTAAAATAGGAAGTAATACGCCTGTATTCCAAGTAGGTGATGAAGTATATTTTGCACATATTAAATCTAGAAGTATAGATGAATTAACGGCTCAAAATATTCATGTCAATTCAGAAAAAAATATAATATATAATATTAAAAATTCTGTAATTGACGAGCTAATTAACTACACAATTATTCAGAATGATATGCAGGTAAAAGCTAATTTTAGTAAGTAGGGAAACCAACTATGTCATACCGTATCGTCATTGTGAGGAAATTACGAAGTAATTGACGAAGCAATCTCAGGGAGTTTGTTATTATTTCATGAGATTGTCACGCAGCCTACGGCTCCTCGCAATGACGACTCTAGGTATCCATGCAACAACACAGTAATTTCCATAGCTTATGACGAAAACAGAGTAAGCATTATAAACAAAAAAATAAAAATATGAGCTTTAAAGATTTACCGGAGTTTTTAAAATTTTTAGAAAAAAACGGTGAATTAAAGCGTATTTCTCTTGAGGTTAAAACTGACCTAGAAATTACGGAGATTAGTAGAAGAGTATTGGAGCAAGGTGGCCCTGTATTACTTTTTGAAAATGTTATAAAAGCCGACGGTAGTAAATCTACTATACCTGTTCTAACTAACCTTTATGCTAGTATAAATCGTATTTGCATGGGACTTAAGCTTCAGAATGTCGGGGAATTAAGAGAGCTTGGCGTTTTACTAGCATTCCTTAAACAGCCGCAACCTCCCGCATCTTTTAAAGAAACATTATCAATGTTACCGCTTGCTAAGCGTATATTTGCTATGTCTCCTAAAACCGTATCAAAAGCAGCTTGTCATGAAGTCGTCGTTGACAAACCGAATATCAATATATTACCGATTCAAAAATGTTGGCCTGATGATATTTCGCCTTTAATTACTTGGGGGATAGTAGTTACTAAAGGACCTAGTAATGATAAAATAGATAATTACAACCTTGGTATATATAGGATGCAAACAATAGCTCCTAATAAGCTATTGATGCGTTGGTTAAAGTTACGGGGCGGAGCAGAGCATCATAAACGTTGGAAAGAAGCAAAAAAAGAACCGTTTCCTGCTGCTATCGTTATAGGGGCAAATCCGGCGGTAACTTTTGCAGCGGTTACGCCGATACCTGAGAATGTCTCGGAGTATAATTTTGCCGGTTTACTCGGTAATGAAAAAGTAGAGTTGGTACAATGCAAAACTATTGACCTCAAAGTACCTGCACATAGTGAAATAGTGCTGGAAGGTTATGTAAGTTTAGAAGAGTATTTGCCTGAAGGTCCTTTTGGGGATCATACCGGATATTATAATGATGTTGAGGAATTTCCTGTATTTACGGTCACTGCGATAACGATGAAGAAAAATCCAGTATATTTAAGTACCTATACGGGAAAACCGCCTGATGAGCCGTCAATCTTAGGTGAAGCATTAAATGAAATTTTTATTCCTATCTTGCAGCAGCAATTTCCGGAAATAGTCGATTTTTGGCTTCCACCTGAAGGTTGTTCATATAGAGTTGCGGTAGTATCGATTAAAAAATCCTATCCTGGTCATGCTAAAAGAATAATGCTTGGGATTTGGTCTTACTTACGGCAATTTATGTATAGTAAGTTTATTATCGTTGTAGATGATGATATTGATGTTCGTAATTGGCAAGAAGTAATTTGGGCAATAGCAACAAGAAGCGATCCAAGGCGTGATACGAGCTTTATAGATAATTCCCCGATAGATTATTTGGATTTTGCATCACCTGATTCAGGGCTTGGTAGTAAAATGGGAATAGATGCAACCGATAAAATATACCCTGAGACAAATAGAAAATGGGGTAAAAAAATAGAAATGAGTCAGGAAGTTATCGACAAAGTTGATAAGATGTGGGATGGTGTAAAGACATAAGCTTTGATTCTTAAGACGTCATTGCGAGCAACTGCAAGGAGAGTGGCAATCTCATAAAATAATACACCATTCCTAAGATTGCCACGTCGAGGCCTTGCCTCTCCTCGCAATGACTTTAAAACAGTAGCATAACATTATCAGAACTAAACATGTATAACATCCCACACGAGACTATAATTAATAATTTCAAAGAAATTGCCGATAAATATCAAGAGCTTATTTTGCATTTCATGCAAGGTAGGGGGAGTATGATCCCTAGGAGCCTAATTGATAGTGATAAAAACAGAATTATAGCCTCTTTTAATGATAGAACAGTTTTGGGCAAATCCTGAAAAGTTCTGTAAGCTTAATGTTGAATATATTGATAAGTTAAGAGAGCTTACAGCGAATAGCTTTGCAAAATTTGTCGGTAGTCCGGCAAAAGCTGTATTTTCTCCGGATAATCGAGATAAAAGATTTAAAGATTCTTCATGGGAGGATAATGCTTATTTTGACTTTGTTAAACAATATTATTTACTATCTAGCGAGTGGCTTAAGAAGAATATAGAACAGTATGAGCTATCAAATGATCTTAAGCAACATTTAGAGTTTGTAACTAAACATTTTATTGATGCTTTTTCACCTTCAAATTTTGCTTTTTGTAATCCAAAAGTTTTACGTGAGACATTAGAAAGCGGCGGTCAAAATCTAGTACAGGGATTATAGAAAATTTCTTAAGAGATATAAAAAGTTCAGGTGATATATTAAATATTAAAACTACCGATAAATCCGCCTTTAAACTCGGTAAAAATATTGCGGCAACAAAAGGAAAAGTCATATTTCAAAATGATTTAATGCAATTAATATGCTATGAACCGAAAGAAAAAGTTTATAAGATTCCGATATTTATTATTCCGCCATGTATAAATAAATATTATATACTCGATTTATCTTTGCATAATTCTTTAGTATCTTTCTTAGTAGAAAATAATTTTCAAGTTTTTCTTATTTCATGGGTTAATCCTGACATCTCTCTATCGGAAAAAGGCTTCGAGGATTACTTAAAAGACGGTATTTTAGCACCTTTTGAGTATGTGAGAAATCTTGGTTTTAAAAAAATTGATTTTGTCGGATATTGCATGGGCGGTACATTCCTTGCTATAATTATCGCATACTTCAAAGCAAAAAAATAGATTCTGTTCATAGTGCTACTTTCTTTACTACTTTGCTTGATTATACTCATCCCGGTGAGCTTGGAGTATTTTTTAATGAAGCTACGATTAACTACATTAAGGAAGAGATAAAACTAAAAGGTTATTTTGATGGGCAATATTTATCAAATAGTTTTAGTTTGCTAAGGGCTAATGATTTAATTTGGACATTTTTTATCAATAATTATTTACTCGGTAAAAAACGATGCCTTTTGATTTGCTATATTGGAATGCGGATTCTACTAACTTGCCGGCAAAAATGTATGAGGAATATTTGCAAAATACATATTGCAATAACTTGCTAAAAGAGTCTAATAATTTAGAGGTACTCGGAACAAAAATAGATCTTGGAAAAAGTTGATTGTAATTCTTTTTTCATAGCAGCAAAAGAAGATCATATAGTTCCATGGCATTCAATATATGATGGAGTAAAATTATTAAACGGACATAAGATTTTTTGTCTCACGGATTCAGGGCATGTAGCAGGTGTAGTTAACCCTCCCGCTAGTGCTAAATATAATTATCGGCTTAATGACGACTTAAGTTTAAGTAGTCATGAGTGGCTTATGAAAGCTACGGAATATGAAGGCTCATGGTGGAATTATTGGCTTGATTGGCTTATAAAAAATAATGATAATAAGCTAGTAGATTCTTTAGATTATCACAATCTAAAGGCTATTGAAGAAGCACCGGGAAGTTATGTAAGGAAATAGGTGTTGGATCTTTTTATTGTCATCCCGCGACTTGATCGCGGGATCCAGTCTTCTTCTTTATTGTTTTATGGATACC from Rickettsia helvetica encodes:
- a CDS encoding SurA N-terminal domain-containing protein, whose amino-acid sequence is MLDNIRKTADSFIMRVLFAMIAFAFVGFGIKDVLNGRRSGDIVTFSHVKNISQEDFLRAKSLEINAISKQTGTSLTDEEIAQLNIDNRILKRLVYDNVLDYLVSYYDLDLSDDTVKILVKESPVFKNEQGVFDIKIFKTYFRNSYMDEEKYLLNFKEQALKNIFVGTFVESFYVPKVMTDNIVDYMAEKREVELIQIDLQNKPKDLQIPTPTDQQLKDFYQDNKISFEVPEKRSFSYIKVNIKDLKVSVTQDELLEFYNENKDEFGNQSFESVQKQLHDLLKAQKIDILNMEFAKKLEDETAAGSSLVEIAEKYKLPIQNVNYVSYADLIEDKIIAENADSIFELSEGELSYPIEAEDKSYLILVELKSIQPAKIPEFDAIKEQVHKVWTKQNIADVNLKIIKDLAKEYNSDQENIKELKATGIKISKKNYIRSEMENDLTLTPEILLSIFNTKIGSNTPVFQVGDEVYFAHIKSRSIDELTAQNIHVNSEKNIIYNIKNSVIDELINYTIIQNDMQVKANFSK
- a CDS encoding UbiD family decarboxylase, which translates into the protein MSFKDLPEFLKFLEKNGELKRISLEVKTDLEITEISRRVLEQGGPVLLFENVIKADGSKSTIPVLTNLYASINRICMGLKLQNVGELRELGVLLAFLKQPQPPASFKETLSMLPLAKRIFAMSPKTVSKAACHEVVVDKPNINILPIQKCWPDDISPLITWGIVVTKGPSNDKIDNYNLGIYRMQTIAPNKLLMRWLKLRGGAEHHKRWKEAKKEPFPAAIVIGANPAVTFAAVTPIPENVSEYNFAGLLGNEKVELVQCKTIDLKVPAHSEIVLEGYVSLEEYLPEGPFGDHTGYYNDVEEFPVFTVTAITMKKNPVYLSTYTGKPPDEPSILGEALNEIFIPILQQQFPEIVDFWLPPEGCSYRVAVVSIKKSYPGHAKRIMLGIWSYLRQFMYSKFIIVVDDDIDVRNWQEVIWAIATRSDPRRDTSFIDNSPIDYLDFASPDSGLGSKMGIDATDKIYPETNRKWGKKIEMSQEVIDKVDKMWDGVKT
- a CDS encoding alpha/beta hydrolase codes for the protein MEKVDCNSFFIAAKEDHIVPWHSIYDGVKLLNGHKIFCLTDSGHVAGVVNPPASAKYNYRLNDDLSLSSHEWLMKATEYEGSWWNYWLDWLIKNNDNKLVDSLDYHNLKAIEEAPGSYVRK